From the Roseibium salinum genome, one window contains:
- a CDS encoding ABC transporter ATP-binding protein, giving the protein MSGLEVSHVSYSYAAGGRKALDDVSFSVAPGRFCALLGLNGAGKSTLYALLTRLIVAPEGHIGIAGYDVARAPLKALARIGVVFQQPTLDLDMTVRRNLAYFAGLHGLSGRSAEAAIDAALDRLAMRERSGEKVRSLNGGHRRRMEIARALIPDPEVILLDEPTVGLDAAARRAITEHVHQLAETGPAVLWATHLVDEIGPDDQVVVLHKGRVLADGSAAELSGGSTLAERFMEMTGGKSEEAA; this is encoded by the coding sequence ATGAGCGGACTTGAGGTTTCCCACGTCAGCTACAGCTACGCCGCGGGCGGGCGCAAGGCGCTGGACGACGTCAGTTTTTCAGTGGCACCGGGCCGGTTTTGTGCATTGCTCGGCCTTAATGGCGCAGGCAAGTCGACACTCTATGCCCTGTTGACGCGGCTGATCGTGGCACCGGAGGGCCATATCGGCATTGCCGGTTACGACGTTGCCCGCGCGCCGCTCAAGGCGCTGGCGCGCATCGGCGTGGTGTTTCAGCAACCGACCCTGGATCTCGACATGACGGTCAGGCGCAACCTGGCCTACTTCGCCGGACTGCACGGCCTGTCCGGCCGCAGCGCGGAAGCGGCAATCGACGCCGCGCTCGACCGGCTCGCCATGCGCGAGAGGAGCGGGGAAAAGGTGCGCTCCCTCAACGGCGGCCACCGGCGGCGGATGGAGATTGCCCGCGCATTGATCCCTGACCCCGAGGTCATTCTGCTGGACGAGCCGACCGTCGGACTGGACGCCGCAGCCCGCCGGGCGATCACCGAACATGTCCATCAACTGGCGGAAACCGGACCGGCGGTGCTCTGGGCGACGCATCTGGTCGATGAAATCGGTCCGGATGATCAGGTCGTGGTGTTGCACAAGGGCCGTGTTCTGGCGGACGGAAGCGCCGCGGAGCTCTCCGGCGGCAGCACGCTTGCCGAGCGGTTCATGGAGATGACCGGTGGCAAGAGCGAGGAAGCCGCATGA
- a CDS encoding ABC transporter ATP-binding protein, which produces MIRIDVRRKAFGATEVLSDIHLTVNPGETLAILGPSGIGKSTLLRLIVGTDRDFDGSLERPDKMAMVFQEPVLLPWRSALQNITLVHPGMDRSAALAMLQRVGIADKAPLFPGQLSLGQQRRLALARAFAGRPELLVMDEPFVSLDPAMAEEMLSLTEDLIAETRPATILVTHSESEARLLADRIVRLAGRPATIDGNHGPSERLRGAV; this is translated from the coding sequence ATGATCAGGATCGATGTCCGGCGCAAGGCATTCGGTGCGACGGAGGTTCTGTCCGACATTCATCTGACGGTGAACCCGGGCGAGACCCTGGCCATTCTGGGGCCCTCCGGCATAGGCAAATCCACGTTGCTCCGGCTGATCGTCGGAACGGACCGCGATTTTGACGGCAGCCTCGAGCGTCCGGACAAGATGGCGATGGTGTTCCAGGAACCGGTGCTCTTGCCCTGGCGCAGCGCGTTGCAGAACATAACCCTGGTGCATCCCGGCATGGACCGTTCCGCTGCGCTGGCAATGCTGCAGCGGGTGGGGATTGCCGACAAGGCGCCGCTGTTTCCCGGCCAGTTGTCGCTGGGCCAGCAGCGCCGCCTTGCGCTTGCCAGGGCATTTGCGGGCCGGCCCGAATTGCTGGTCATGGACGAGCCCTTCGTTTCTCTCGATCCTGCAATGGCGGAGGAAATGCTGAGCCTGACGGAGGATCTGATTGCGGAAACCCGGCCGGCAACGATACTGGTTACCCATTCGGAGAGCGAGGCACGCCTGCTGGCCGACAGGATCGTGCGGCTTGCGGGCAGGCCGGCGACGATCGACGGGAACCACGGGCCGTCGGAAAGGCTGAGGGGAGCGGTATGA